The Crassaminicella indica genomic interval AAATATACAACCCCTTGAATCAAATAATCTATAAATGCTGCAACAACACGACTTCCTACACCTGCCAATCTAAACTTTACTTCTATATTTTCTGGTGTTGTGATTGAAACAAATTGCATAACATTTCCTCCTTTTTCCTTTCATTAAAATTTGTTACAATAACATTGAGGTGATTATATTGAAAGAAAACATTTTTATTAAAAGAAACAAAATATATTGGAACGAACTTGAGGAACACATCCATTTATTTAGCAAAAATAGTATCTCAAGAATATCTTCAGAAAAAATAGAACGCTTTTTATATCTTTTTAGGTCTGCTAGTCACCATCTAGCTTATGCAAGAACTCATTATCCAAAATCAAAGCTTGAAAAATATCTTAACACTTTAGTTGGCAATGCTCATCACCATCTATATACCGTTAAAAAAAATCCGTGGTATGACTTCAAAAATTATATACTGCGAGATTTTCCAAATGCATTAAGAAAGCATCAGCTTTTTATATTATCAAGCTTTTTAGTTTTCTTATTTGGTGCAATCATTAGCTTTATCATGGTAATTTATGATAGCACAAACAGCTTATATTTTTTGCCTAAAAACATTATAGATACTATTGATTATAGCTTTAAAAATAGGCAATGGGATTATCCTCTTATGTCTAGTATCATTATGATAAACAATATTACTGTTAGCCTAAAAGCTTTTGTTTATGGTTTATTTTTAGGAATTGGTACTATTTACATTTTATTTATCAATGGATGCATCTTAGGGTCTTTAACAGGCCTTGTATACTTAAATGGTGATTTATTAAAATATACATCGCTCATTCTTCCTCACGGAATCATTGAATTAACAGCTATTTTTATTGCTGGTGGAGCTGGTTTGTTACTAGGTAAAGGATTGCTAATCCCTGGTAAATATAAGCGCTTGGATTATTTAATAAAAAGTGGCAAAGAAGGAGTTCGATTATTATTAGGCTGCATAATATTTTTAATTATTGCTGCAATAATCGAAGGCTTCTTTACACCACTTGATATCTCACCGGTGATCAAACTAGGCTTTGCAGGATTTACTCTTTTAGGACTTATACTGTATATGGTATTTTTAAAATCATCTAAATAGCTTCTCTATTTTTTATTCTCATATATTCGTTTACAGCTTTATAGATGATATCTTCTTTATCACACTCAATACAGATAACCCCTTTTCTGCTTAATGCTTTGATTATTTTCTTTCTTTCATTCTTCATTTTATATCCGATGCCTTTTAAAAAGGCATCTTTTTGATTATTTACCTCAATGTTTATAGCTTCGTCTAGCTTTTCATCCTTTACTAAAAACATTAACACTTGATGTTTTTTAGTAATATATTCTAGTCCTTTTTCTATATAATATACTTCCTGCAATGTATCCATATCAGTAAAGATACAAATTAAACTTCTTCTTTTTTCTTTACTACTCAAATAAAATAATACTTCATCATAGTTAGATGTAAGCCTCGTTCCCTCCACATGGTAAAGTGCTTCTAATATATTATTCCTATGATAATCCCCCTTAGACGGCTTTATAAATGTATCAACCTTCGTATTAAATATCATAAGTCCAGATTGATCTTTATTATAACAAACCACATCTGATAAAAATACTGCTGCATTAATCGCCAAATCCAACTTACTATATTCTTTAATTCGATAACTCATAGTTCTACCTGTATCTAACAATATATATATATGTTTATTATTTTCAGGCTCATACTGATTGACCATAAGCTTATTTTCTCTTGCTGTTTTAATCCAATTGATCTTTCTGATATCATCGCCTCTTACATATTCTCTTAAACTTTCGAATTCTCTACCGTCAGACTTTCTTTTAATAATCTTTTCTCCATTATTTATAAAATAATCTTTCCTCATCATCATATGATACTTCTTTAAATTTTTAAGACTAGGATATACTTTATATTCTTTGCTATTTTTTATAAGCAAATCCTTCTTAACTAGTCCTAACCTTCCTAATCGTCTAATATATATTTCTTCAAATAAAAATGCTCCTCTTTTATTTGGGATTACCTTAAAGGTAAAAACCTCACTTAAATGAGGATTGATCCTTCCCTCTATAGAATCATTTTTACAGGTAAAAGCATTTGGAAATTCATGTAGTACTTCTATAGTTGCTGGTAATTTACTTTTATTGTATATCCGAATCATAATAATTTCTTCCTCGAATAAAGATAGCTTATCTTCTCCAATTCTTTCTACCTCAAAAGCATTTTTTGTAGGTGTGATAAAATAATCCACAATAGTAAAAATAAGTAATACTGTATTATATATAATAAAGCTTTCAAAATATATACCAAAAGGTACACTTATACATATGAGAACTACTCCAACAAGCACCAATAGAATAAATTTTTTTGTAATACTCACTTCTTCACCGCCCTTAACGGGGAACCTTCACATCAGATAAAATTTGATTTATTACATCATCTGTTTTAATACCTTCAACATAGGCTTCCGGTTTTAAAATGATGCGATGTCTTAATACTGGATAAGCAACCCTTTTGATATCCTCGGGAATAACAAAATCTCTTTCCATCAATACAGCATTCGCTTTCGATGCTTTAAGTAGTGCAATCGCTCCTCTAGGACTACTGCCTATTTCTACAAAAGATAGTTCCCTTGTTTTATAAATGATTTGTATAATATACTCCATCAATGAATCTTCAATGGTAATATTTTCCACTTCCCTCTGACACCTTAATAAATCCTCTTGATTTCCAATCTCTTTTATAGCTATGTTTTCAAGGGTTTTATCAAATCCTTTATTATGTCTTTTGAGTATTTCTATTTCCCCTTGTATAGAAGGATAATCTATATAAATTTTCATGAAAAATCTATCTAATAAAGCTTCTGGTAATGGATAAGTTCCTTCATATTCTACTGGGTTTTGTGTAGCAAAAACCATAAATGGCTCCTTTAATTTATATTCCACACCATCAATAGTTACCTTTCCTTCTTCCATAGTCTCTAATAATCCTGCTTGAGTCTTTGGCGGTGTTCGATTTATTTCATCTCCTAATAATAGATTTGTAAATATAGGACCTTTAATAAATTCAAATTCTCTTTCCTTTGTATTATATATTCTAGCTCCTGTAATATCTGACGGCATAAGATCCGGTGTAAACTGTACTCTATTAAAATCTATTCCTATTGTCTTTGCCAATGATTTAATTAATAATGTTTTTCCAAGTCCTGGTACTCCCTCTAACAATACATGTCCCTTTGTTAATAGAGCTATGAGAATCAAATCTATAACTTCCTCCTGTTCAACAATTACCTTACTTAGTTCTTTTTTGATAGCTCTAACGAATTCCTTTGTTTTAATCTCTTCCAACCCTCTTCTCTCCTTTTTACTAACATTTGTATCAATTCATCCATATCCTTGATAATACTCATATAATCTTTTGGATTTTTTATTTCACTTTGGCTATTAAACACCCTCAAAGCTTTTTCTTTATGTGGAATACAATACTTTCCCCATAAATCTATTACTTCCTCTTTTTTTACTTTTCTTTTAAATGTCTTATTCAATTCACTTTTAAGCTCAGTAGAAAATGTATCATATATCGTATCAATACATTGACCTTTTTCATAAAGATTAGCAGCAGCATATAGATATTCATTTTCATCTCTTTCAATTTCATCAACAATTCTTTTAGCTTTTCCAAATCGCTTTCCTAAATAAACAATACACCCTACTATCACTAAAATTAACTGAAATAGTATAATTTTTGCATAAAAAGGAAGATTTCGATATAAAGAAGGCGTTTGCCCTTTTATAAACCGATAATATTCATTAAAATATATATTACCCTTAAAAGCTTCTATAGCTTTTAATATAAAATAAGCC includes:
- a CDS encoding stage II sporulation protein M, producing the protein MKENIFIKRNKIYWNELEEHIHLFSKNSISRISSEKIERFLYLFRSASHHLAYARTHYPKSKLEKYLNTLVGNAHHHLYTVKKNPWYDFKNYILRDFPNALRKHQLFILSSFLVFLFGAIISFIMVIYDSTNSLYFLPKNIIDTIDYSFKNRQWDYPLMSSIIMINNITVSLKAFVYGLFLGIGTIYILFINGCILGSLTGLVYLNGDLLKYTSLILPHGIIELTAIFIAGGAGLLLGKGLLIPGKYKRLDYLIKSGKEGVRLLLGCIIFLIIAAIIEGFFTPLDISPVIKLGFAGFTLLGLILYMVFLKSSK
- a CDS encoding DUF58 domain-containing protein, coding for MSITKKFILLVLVGVVLICISVPFGIYFESFIIYNTVLLIFTIVDYFITPTKNAFEVERIGEDKLSLFEEEIIMIRIYNKSKLPATIEVLHEFPNAFTCKNDSIEGRINPHLSEVFTFKVIPNKRGAFLFEEIYIRRLGRLGLVKKDLLIKNSKEYKVYPSLKNLKKYHMMMRKDYFINNGEKIIKRKSDGREFESLREYVRGDDIRKINWIKTARENKLMVNQYEPENNKHIYILLDTGRTMSYRIKEYSKLDLAINAAVFLSDVVCYNKDQSGLMIFNTKVDTFIKPSKGDYHRNNILEALYHVEGTRLTSNYDEVLFYLSSKEKRRSLICIFTDMDTLQEVYYIEKGLEYITKKHQVLMFLVKDEKLDEAINIEVNNQKDAFLKGIGYKMKNERKKIIKALSRKGVICIECDKEDIIYKAVNEYMRIKNREAI
- a CDS encoding AAA family ATPase, coding for MEEIKTKEFVRAIKKELSKVIVEQEEVIDLILIALLTKGHVLLEGVPGLGKTLLIKSLAKTIGIDFNRVQFTPDLMPSDITGARIYNTKEREFEFIKGPIFTNLLLGDEINRTPPKTQAGLLETMEEGKVTIDGVEYKLKEPFMVFATQNPVEYEGTYPLPEALLDRFFMKIYIDYPSIQGEIEILKRHNKGFDKTLENIAIKEIGNQEDLLRCQREVENITIEDSLMEYIIQIIYKTRELSFVEIGSSPRGAIALLKASKANAVLMERDFVIPEDIKRVAYPVLRHRIILKPEAYVEGIKTDDVINQILSDVKVPR